One Tolypothrix bouteillei VB521301 DNA window includes the following coding sequences:
- a CDS encoding glycosyltransferase family 2 protein produces the protein MNGSRKSPEPLVSIITPTYNRPDYLKAALSSAVKQTYRNIEIIVSDNCSPENPQPIVESFNDDRIRFYRNSTNLGMFANTMNAFKKARGKYVASLLDDDMWEENFLEKLVPPLEAHPNLALAFCDHYMMDANGEIDSALTEHCSELFKRAYLSEGIFQPFHKLGLIDRAVSTATAALIRRDVVDWKSIPSEVGGSWDLYVNYLCCRNGLGAYYCPEKLTRYRVHEQTDTMMSGSRNSQAKIRKAQADLFCYEKFIEDERLKEFRPYFLQQWGYVSTTLGIGLMRSKQIKEARPYFWRSLRQSLSFRTMVALLLSFGPPKIAAKF, from the coding sequence ATGAATGGCAGTAGAAAATCCCCAGAACCCTTAGTTAGTATTATTACACCTACTTATAACCGTCCCGACTATCTAAAGGCGGCATTAAGTAGTGCGGTTAAACAAACGTACCGCAATATAGAAATTATTGTTTCTGACAATTGCAGTCCGGAAAACCCCCAACCCATTGTGGAGTCTTTTAATGATGATAGAATTCGCTTCTACCGCAACTCAACAAACTTGGGGATGTTTGCCAACACCATGAACGCTTTTAAAAAAGCAAGGGGTAAATATGTGGCAAGTTTGCTTGACGACGATATGTGGGAAGAGAACTTTTTAGAAAAGCTCGTACCACCTTTGGAAGCTCATCCCAATTTAGCTCTTGCTTTTTGCGATCATTACATGATGGATGCCAATGGAGAAATAGATAGTGCCCTTACCGAGCATTGTTCCGAGCTATTTAAGCGAGCTTATTTATCTGAAGGAATCTTTCAACCTTTCCACAAGCTTGGCTTAATAGATAGGGCCGTCTCTACAGCGACAGCCGCCTTGATTCGTCGAGACGTTGTGGACTGGAAAAGTATTCCATCAGAAGTTGGTGGTTCGTGGGATTTATACGTGAATTACCTGTGTTGTCGCAATGGTTTGGGAGCGTATTATTGCCCTGAAAAATTAACTCGTTACAGAGTTCACGAACAAACAGACACAATGATGAGCGGTAGTCGAAATTCTCAAGCAAAAATCCGAAAAGCTCAAGCCGATCTTTTCTGCTATGAGAAGTTTATCGAAGATGAAAGACTCAAGGAATTTAGACCATATTTTCTACAACAATGGGGATACGTAAGTACTACTTTGGGAATTGGTTTGATGCGCTCCAAACAAATTAAAGAAGCGCGTCCTTACTTCTGGCGTTCTTTGCGTCAAAGTCTTAGCTTCCGAACAATGGTTGCACTTCTATTAAGTTTTGGACCCCCCAAAATAGCAGCTAAGTTTTAA
- a CDS encoding glycosyltransferase family 2 protein, which produces MQELPSVAICIPTYNQAQYLIHSVSSACSQTYPNIEVWVSDNASTDETPELMKQLCQQFPQLRYYRHSENMGMTPNCNWVLSQPDTEFLIRLDSDDNMSPSYVETLVALMQKYPEAGWGHVATLEIDQFGNYCSERRVIRKHEFQSGEEALKASVSGLRTASSIFMFKAKALREVGFYGDGQLKYSEDYDLAVRMSDAGYGNVYSDALLAEYRVWKDTAGVRVKRKGDQLRAYLWIYNRSLMSAFERRGWNTKVIDKYRRKMALIHSAACFSPIFSKTERAELIDLLKELGDSPALRIRLFALSLGLGPFFEWQHHTELRLKGIVKSWLTKIKTINQIKAA; this is translated from the coding sequence ATGCAGGAATTGCCATCAGTCGCCATCTGTATTCCCACTTATAATCAGGCTCAATACCTCATTCATTCAGTATCAAGTGCTTGCAGCCAAACATATCCCAATATAGAAGTTTGGGTTTCAGACAATGCCAGTACCGATGAAACCCCTGAACTCATGAAACAATTGTGCCAGCAGTTTCCTCAATTGCGGTATTACCGTCATTCAGAAAATATGGGTATGACTCCCAATTGTAACTGGGTTTTAAGCCAACCGGATACAGAATTTTTGATTCGCCTGGACTCAGACGATAATATGTCTCCAAGCTATGTGGAAACTTTAGTAGCTCTGATGCAAAAGTATCCAGAAGCAGGTTGGGGTCATGTAGCCACATTGGAAATCGATCAATTTGGCAATTACTGTTCCGAACGACGAGTCATCAGAAAGCATGAATTTCAAAGTGGAGAAGAGGCACTCAAAGCTTCCGTTTCTGGATTGCGAACTGCTTCCAGCATTTTCATGTTTAAAGCCAAAGCTTTACGAGAAGTAGGGTTTTATGGTGATGGACAACTCAAGTATAGCGAAGACTACGATCTAGCAGTCAGAATGTCCGATGCGGGTTATGGGAATGTATACTCTGACGCCTTATTGGCTGAGTATCGTGTATGGAAAGATACTGCAGGTGTGCGAGTCAAGAGAAAAGGCGATCAGTTGCGGGCTTATCTGTGGATATACAACCGATCGTTAATGTCTGCTTTTGAAAGACGCGGTTGGAATACGAAGGTCATTGATAAATATCGGCGCAAAATGGCTCTTATTCATTCAGCCGCTTGTTTTTCTCCCATTTTTTCCAAAACAGAACGGGCAGAATTGATCGATTTGTTAAAAGAATTGGGAGATTCACCTGCCTTGCGGATTCGTCTTTTTGCACTTTCCTTAGGTTTGGGTCCGTTCTTTGAATGGCAGCATCATACAGAATTAAGGTTAAAAGGCATAGTTAAGAGTTGGTTAACTAAAATTAAGACGATAAATCAAATAAAAGCAGCATAA
- a CDS encoding glycosyltransferase family 2 protein: MKVSIIIANYNYAKYLPTAVESVIDQTYTNTEIIIVDDGSKDNSPEVILQLAQKHPGKIKAIFQENQGQGAAFNTGFEATSGDIVAFLDADDIWKPNKLEQVVKAFNHSDVVGVMHLLDNVDSEGKLIPNSSVVGRVMDDDLAKVIVATGNAWCFPPTSGLAYRRSALTKIFPIDSVKWRLCVDGCLIYCTAFLGKIKTLNEVLGSYRLHGNNNFIQAKVELSMDGQTGIRMTNQYINTFLEQIGHQARVDLSRNLQYRRTKYYINSKWNCKEALAISNLILGWPFYNFLDRLYYLARFWLKNSQLLYKRIAYAKS; encoded by the coding sequence ATGAAAGTTTCTATTATTATTGCAAATTACAACTATGCTAAATATCTACCTACTGCGGTTGAGTCAGTCATAGATCAAACGTATACAAACACGGAAATTATCATCGTAGATGATGGTTCTAAAGACAACAGCCCAGAGGTTATTCTACAGCTTGCCCAAAAGCATCCAGGTAAAATCAAAGCAATTTTTCAAGAAAACCAGGGACAGGGAGCTGCTTTCAACACGGGATTTGAGGCAACAAGTGGAGACATTGTTGCTTTTTTAGATGCTGATGATATTTGGAAACCTAACAAATTAGAGCAAGTTGTAAAAGCTTTCAATCACTCAGATGTTGTTGGTGTAATGCACCTGCTAGATAATGTCGATAGCGAAGGAAAACTTATCCCCAATTCTTCTGTTGTAGGAAGGGTTATGGATGACGATTTAGCAAAAGTCATTGTAGCAACAGGTAACGCTTGGTGTTTTCCGCCAACCTCCGGGCTAGCTTACCGACGCAGCGCTCTAACAAAAATTTTTCCTATAGATAGTGTGAAGTGGCGACTGTGTGTTGATGGTTGTCTTATTTATTGCACGGCATTTTTAGGAAAAATTAAGACGCTGAATGAAGTTTTAGGAAGCTATCGCCTCCATGGCAACAATAACTTCATTCAAGCAAAAGTAGAATTAAGTATGGATGGACAAACTGGAATCAGAATGACCAACCAGTACATCAACACCTTTCTGGAACAAATCGGTCATCAAGCTAGAGTCGATCTATCGCGCAACCTTCAGTACCGACGTACCAAATATTACATAAATAGTAAATGGAATTGTAAAGAAGCTTTGGCTATTTCCAATTTAATACTGGGCTGGCCATTTTACAATTTCTTAGATAGACTTTACTACCTTGCTAGGTTTTGGTTAAAAAATTCACAACTCCTTTATAAAAGGATAGCCTATGCAAAATCTTAA
- a CDS encoding glycosyltransferase, whose protein sequence is MTSMADFPSVAICIPTYNQAQYLIQSVRSACSQTYPNVEVWVADDGSTDETPQVMEQLCLQFSQVHYYRQPKNLGIAGNNTWLMSQPKTDFIVRLDSDDVIFPNYVEKLVALLQKYPQAGYAHTAIQEIDEYGNNRSTSRVSRNHEFQDADEALMAAVSGYRVAANIVMFRANALRELRYYENRPEFVEDYDLSVRIADAGYGNVYSDDVLACYRVWTDVKKTRSKRKHLQLKGYVRIFNESFLPAFQRRGWDTKVLDKQRRKMALLHSAYCFLPIFDRKERAELVTLLKQLGDSPSLRLRLFALSFGLAPFFEWQLHTELKLKGIVKDWLSKLKARSTLNTVS, encoded by the coding sequence ATGACTTCAATGGCAGATTTTCCCTCCGTTGCTATTTGTATTCCCACATACAATCAAGCTCAATATTTAATTCAGTCCGTGCGTAGTGCTTGCAGTCAAACATATCCAAATGTCGAAGTTTGGGTTGCTGACGATGGTAGCACTGACGAAACTCCTCAAGTTATGGAACAGCTCTGCCTGCAGTTTTCCCAGGTTCACTATTACCGCCAACCAAAAAATCTGGGAATTGCTGGCAATAACACTTGGTTAATGAGCCAGCCAAAAACTGACTTCATCGTGCGCTTGGACTCAGATGATGTCATATTTCCCAATTATGTTGAAAAATTAGTTGCGCTACTACAAAAGTATCCACAAGCAGGTTACGCTCATACGGCTATTCAAGAAATTGACGAGTATGGAAATAACCGTTCCACGAGCCGAGTTTCTAGAAATCACGAGTTTCAAGATGCAGATGAAGCCCTTATGGCAGCAGTGTCTGGCTATAGAGTAGCAGCCAATATCGTCATGTTTAGAGCAAATGCATTAAGGGAACTTAGGTACTATGAAAACCGTCCTGAATTCGTGGAAGATTACGATCTATCCGTAAGAATAGCAGATGCTGGCTATGGTAATGTCTATTCAGATGATGTACTGGCTTGCTATCGAGTATGGACTGACGTTAAAAAAACAAGATCCAAACGCAAGCATTTGCAATTAAAGGGATACGTTCGGATTTTCAACGAAAGTTTCTTACCCGCTTTTCAACGTCGGGGTTGGGATACAAAAGTACTAGACAAGCAGAGACGCAAGATGGCACTTTTGCACTCTGCTTATTGTTTTTTGCCTATTTTTGATAGAAAGGAACGAGCAGAACTGGTCACTCTTCTAAAACAATTGGGAGATTCACCATCGTTGCGGCTGCGTCTTTTCGCCCTATCTTTTGGACTGGCTCCTTTCTTTGAATGGCAGCTCCATACAGAGCTTAAGTTAAAAGGCATAGTAAAAGATTGGTTAAGCAAGCTTAAAGCTCGTTCAACACTCAACACAGTAAGTTAA
- a CDS encoding glycosyltransferase family 4 protein — MKLCIVTHSVIKGDGQGRVNYEVTQEAIRRGHHVTLLSSQLAPELQQNDQIHWVPIPVEGWPSELLRNLIFAFSSTTWLRKHRSQLDAVKANGAITWAKSDLNAVHFVHSSWLKFSSKQAKSKSVKTGFHPRQVIYDLYQWFYTALNARWEKKSFRQTQIVVAVSDKVAKDLLEIGVPPESIEIVVNGVDLQEFSPGVSDRQKWGLPEAVPLALFAGDIRIPRKNLDTVLHALVKVPNLHLAVAGVTEGSPYPQLAATLGLNDRVHFLGLRRDLPEIMKAVDFFVFPSRYEPFGLVVIEAMATGVPVITATSTGAADLVTPEAGIVLPDSDNVEALAAAMSNLTNNPQVRTQMGQVSRTIAEQHSWSKMAQTYMDLLEDLSGRV, encoded by the coding sequence GTGAAACTCTGCATCGTTACCCACAGCGTTATTAAAGGTGATGGACAGGGTCGGGTGAATTACGAGGTTACCCAAGAAGCAATTCGTCGCGGTCATCATGTTACCTTGTTATCAAGTCAACTAGCTCCAGAATTACAACAAAACGACCAAATTCACTGGGTTCCAATTCCGGTTGAAGGATGGCCTTCTGAATTGCTTCGCAACTTAATTTTTGCTTTTTCCAGCACAACTTGGTTGCGTAAGCACCGCTCTCAATTAGATGCAGTCAAAGCTAATGGTGCGATTACTTGGGCTAAGAGCGATCTTAACGCCGTCCATTTCGTACACAGTTCTTGGCTAAAATTCTCCTCCAAACAGGCAAAGTCAAAGTCAGTAAAAACTGGATTCCATCCACGCCAAGTTATTTACGATCTATACCAGTGGTTTTACACGGCTTTAAATGCTAGGTGGGAAAAGAAGTCTTTTCGTCAAACACAAATTGTGGTAGCAGTTTCTGATAAGGTCGCTAAAGATTTGTTAGAAATTGGTGTACCCCCAGAGTCCATTGAGATTGTTGTCAATGGTGTGGATTTGCAAGAGTTTTCTCCTGGTGTTAGCGATCGCCAAAAATGGGGTCTTCCGGAAGCCGTACCCCTTGCTTTATTTGCAGGTGATATCAGAATTCCTCGAAAAAACTTAGACACGGTACTGCACGCGCTTGTGAAAGTACCGAATTTGCATTTAGCAGTTGCAGGCGTTACAGAAGGTAGCCCCTATCCCCAGCTAGCAGCAACACTGGGGCTAAATGACCGAGTCCACTTTTTGGGATTGCGCCGTGACTTACCAGAAATCATGAAAGCAGTCGATTTCTTTGTTTTCCCCTCCCGATACGAACCCTTTGGCTTGGTTGTGATTGAAGCTATGGCAACAGGCGTACCTGTCATCACTGCTACTTCCACAGGTGCAGCAGATTTGGTCACACCAGAAGCGGGGATCGTTTTACCAGACTCAGACAACGTTGAAGCTTTGGCTGCTGCAATGTCAAACCTGACAAACAACCCACAGGTGAGAACTCAAATGGGTCAAGTCTCGCGAACAATAGCAGAACAACACAGTTGGAGCAAAATGGCCCAAACCTATATGGATTTGTTAGAAGATTTGAGTGGTAGGGTTTAG
- a CDS encoding glycosyltransferase family 2 protein, giving the protein MRVTGCITTRNRTERLEACLEALWNSDVKPHTVIVSDDSPSKEVQEQNYQIVQKYPGTKYIIGPRRGVCANRNNAVNAISSSETDFVAFIDDDICVKPDFIGRALDRYSQLSPEQKDRTILSGISRSPDGTYEMVSGKLSFRGYFCQADVPESVAIHATLFPRRFFDQEQWDENIFFGYEDAELCLRALKQGYKIQHCPELLVTHAASDGCTSSLHEPGVGSLTRYEISIEAARLYVGIKRYKDLSPNPIKLIAFLILYFVHMTLYLIKRGGIQAWPQIVRLSRIQKLWRPSVV; this is encoded by the coding sequence ATGAGAGTAACCGGTTGTATTACCACGAGGAATCGTACCGAACGTTTGGAAGCATGTTTGGAAGCACTGTGGAACTCTGATGTTAAACCCCACACAGTGATTGTTTCTGATGACTCTCCAAGTAAAGAAGTACAGGAACAAAATTATCAGATCGTTCAGAAATATCCAGGAACAAAATACATTATAGGTCCTCGCCGTGGAGTCTGTGCTAACCGCAATAATGCAGTTAATGCAATCTCCTCCTCTGAAACTGATTTTGTTGCCTTTATTGATGATGATATTTGTGTTAAACCCGACTTTATTGGTCGTGCCCTAGATAGATATTCTCAACTATCTCCAGAACAAAAAGACCGTACCATTCTTTCAGGGATCAGTCGCAGCCCAGATGGTACTTACGAAATGGTTTCGGGAAAGTTATCTTTCCGGGGATACTTCTGTCAAGCCGATGTTCCTGAATCTGTCGCTATTCACGCCACCCTGTTTCCTCGAAGATTTTTTGACCAAGAACAGTGGGACGAAAATATTTTCTTTGGCTATGAAGACGCAGAGCTTTGTTTGAGAGCTTTAAAACAAGGCTACAAAATTCAACACTGTCCCGAACTGTTAGTAACTCACGCAGCCAGTGATGGTTGTACAAGTAGTTTGCACGAACCAGGAGTGGGTAGCTTGACAAGATATGAAATCTCAATAGAAGCAGCCAGACTATACGTCGGTATAAAACGTTATAAAGATTTATCTCCCAATCCAATTAAATTAATAGCGTTTCTCATCTTATACTTTGTTCATATGACGCTCTATTTGATAAAGCGGGGAGGAATTCAAGCTTGGCCTCAAATTGTTCGTTTATCCCGCATTCAGAAATTGTGGCGTCCATCTGTCGTGTAG